The following coding sequences are from one Shewanella putrefaciens window:
- a CDS encoding tape measure protein, translated as MSFKDQVVNLIIQGRDLFSSEAEKSEKALQELANQSEALNERLDDLKQQQAAIKAIDDLTSSISKGEKAFVDSSRALDKFNQDQKESARVLKQLESAQKEAALSTAALETEYSQTIAELSKYDDQLAAARAEVERLTATQDKGAQASEDQAAALSRAKDDLKKLETAQKNTETSAKSLATELDQQSTELKQLGSEVDKAGQKKAEYTLKVKSARTELNQLGTSLGRNKAELDKQQTVLNKAGIDMNKLADASKDLKTQQAAAEIALKGVNTRLERHNKLLDESKKSSSDFGGSIRAATTSLFAMASAYVGVDRLWESLKSVLSAGDKSAAFTAQMTAMVGSIAAGEQATLWIKDFANSTGTQLDSAKQAFASLKTFGIDPMNGALQSMVDYNAKLGGSQEKLEGIILATGQAWAKQKLQGEEILQLVERGVPVWDLLEKVTGKNAVQLGKLSEAGKLGRDVMKQLFDEMGRQANGQAALSLERLSGQLNLISNKWESFKQIIADSGAYQVAVDLLKDINTQFDDLNKSGSIKAAAQDISDFFRTILVDGGKSLKGMMENITAFATGLNVVAGSVRFVFNAFTSVVATFGAAVSGVFGLILQGWATVVGAFGGDELARTLENQANALKAVSKAYLDQVKQDARDATAALKQMGVDIRLDSDGTTQTQVDNAEKVKAAVKSQLEQQLEASQQAVAAAEKANESATKEVDAWKARELAAKDHYKALKDSGKASLAELEAAQIQLENATLRLGDVQLSQVDKQNQLAKSNAALATATVNLRAEQNQLAQDQLTKVRDAFIAGEASVDDYKTAQDNAKKAAAELAKAQTQLTAEIKKTSTAANDYEASMAKAGITTLKVLRDQAAEAKKTFDEVKKGAQAGTASTYELNQAFLKYAETALKAEQASLNVGQASDGQVASSLRQQAAAMGLTGEIDKLVTQYSRVITAQNNFTASTEKTASAVTKNADAFGGVISNTFDTIVKSAENAGTGLAAVADYFASLGADVYQSVRSLSEGAAQYFDSIVYGTQKVVKEVGEIDKVKTTLDGLNGTIGDLNNQLAKTVDFVGLRTWALETEKAGKIAERAYYRQKLELLQLVDALDSTDSANIKIINSAERATKALDLVNDQDMSLLTSALASAKQRMDALRDSAESTLKSLQDELDGYLGRQDEIEKRRYQEQVADLKAQLAAAERSGDKQLIADLKEAERTLKQVYEFRTAEIKAQQEADKAAKAKSEAEAKQQTATAAASAKAATQTTTTTTNTPSANAPVGNSSDAVVLKLQVGNSTFDAQMKRSLVTELVAEIKRLQSIGG; from the coding sequence ATGAGTTTTAAAGATCAAGTAGTCAACCTGATCATTCAAGGCCGCGACTTGTTTTCAAGTGAAGCTGAAAAATCAGAAAAGGCATTGCAAGAGTTGGCAAACCAAAGTGAAGCCTTAAACGAACGCCTGGATGATTTAAAGCAGCAACAAGCGGCAATCAAAGCGATTGATGATCTCACGTCATCAATCAGTAAAGGTGAAAAGGCCTTTGTAGATAGCTCACGCGCACTCGATAAATTTAATCAAGATCAAAAAGAATCTGCTCGTGTTTTAAAGCAGTTAGAGTCAGCACAAAAAGAAGCAGCATTATCAACCGCTGCACTTGAAACTGAATACAGTCAGACAATTGCGGAACTCAGTAAATATGATGATCAACTCGCTGCCGCACGTGCCGAAGTTGAGCGACTAACGGCGACTCAAGATAAAGGCGCTCAAGCGAGTGAAGATCAAGCTGCAGCACTCTCACGCGCTAAAGATGATTTAAAAAAATTAGAAACAGCGCAAAAAAATACCGAAACCAGCGCCAAATCGTTAGCTACCGAACTTGATCAGCAATCAACCGAATTAAAACAACTCGGTTCTGAAGTTGATAAAGCGGGGCAAAAAAAAGCCGAGTACACACTTAAAGTTAAAAGTGCTCGCACTGAGTTAAATCAACTCGGCACTAGCCTTGGACGCAACAAAGCGGAGCTAGATAAACAACAAACCGTGCTCAATAAAGCCGGTATCGATATGAACAAACTGGCTGATGCCAGTAAAGATTTAAAGACTCAACAAGCCGCCGCTGAAATCGCACTTAAGGGTGTAAACACTCGACTTGAGCGCCACAATAAATTGCTCGATGAAAGCAAAAAATCATCAAGTGATTTTGGCGGTAGTATTAGAGCCGCAACAACTTCTCTGTTTGCAATGGCATCAGCCTATGTTGGTGTTGATAGGTTATGGGAAAGTTTAAAATCCGTCTTATCTGCGGGTGATAAGTCTGCCGCTTTCACTGCTCAAATGACGGCGATGGTGGGCAGTATCGCAGCGGGTGAGCAAGCTACACTATGGATTAAAGATTTTGCTAACAGCACAGGCACGCAACTTGATAGTGCTAAGCAAGCGTTCGCATCCTTAAAAACTTTCGGCATCGACCCCATGAATGGGGCCTTACAATCGATGGTCGATTACAACGCTAAGCTAGGCGGTAGCCAAGAAAAGCTAGAAGGTATCATCCTCGCCACGGGCCAAGCGTGGGCAAAGCAAAAGCTGCAGGGTGAAGAAATCCTCCAGCTAGTCGAACGCGGCGTTCCTGTATGGGATTTGCTCGAAAAAGTTACAGGTAAAAACGCGGTGCAACTTGGCAAGCTGAGTGAAGCTGGCAAACTTGGCCGCGATGTAATGAAGCAATTGTTTGATGAAATGGGGCGGCAAGCTAACGGCCAAGCGGCATTAAGTCTTGAACGACTCAGCGGTCAACTCAATTTAATCTCAAACAAATGGGAGTCATTCAAGCAAATCATCGCGGACTCTGGCGCGTATCAAGTCGCGGTTGACTTGCTAAAAGATATCAACACCCAATTTGATGATCTGAATAAAAGCGGCAGTATTAAAGCCGCAGCACAAGATATCAGCGACTTTTTTCGCACTATTTTAGTTGATGGTGGAAAAAGTCTAAAAGGCATGATGGAAAACATCACCGCCTTTGCGACTGGGCTTAATGTTGTCGCGGGTTCTGTGCGGTTTGTTTTTAATGCTTTTACTTCCGTTGTGGCAACATTCGGCGCGGCTGTTAGCGGGGTATTTGGATTAATTTTGCAAGGTTGGGCAACGGTAGTTGGCGCGTTTGGCGGTGATGAATTAGCGCGAACACTTGAAAACCAAGCTAATGCATTAAAAGCCGTATCAAAAGCCTATCTTGATCAAGTTAAGCAAGATGCCCGCGATGCCACAGCCGCCCTTAAACAAATGGGTGTGGATATCCGTTTAGACTCGGATGGCACTACTCAGACCCAAGTTGATAATGCTGAGAAAGTAAAAGCGGCAGTTAAAAGCCAGCTTGAGCAGCAACTCGAGGCTAGTCAACAAGCGGTGGCCGCTGCCGAAAAAGCCAATGAATCCGCGACTAAAGAGGTGGATGCGTGGAAGGCGCGTGAACTCGCGGCTAAAGATCATTACAAGGCATTAAAAGACTCAGGCAAAGCAAGCCTTGCTGAACTCGAGGCTGCACAAATTCAGCTTGAAAACGCTACACTACGACTTGGAGATGTGCAGTTATCGCAGGTTGATAAACAAAATCAGTTAGCTAAATCAAACGCTGCGCTGGCTACCGCTACCGTTAATTTACGCGCCGAACAAAATCAGCTTGCGCAAGATCAGCTCACTAAAGTGCGTGATGCATTTATTGCGGGCGAAGCATCGGTTGATGACTATAAAACAGCCCAAGACAACGCCAAAAAAGCGGCCGCTGAGTTGGCAAAAGCGCAAACTCAGCTAACTGCGGAGATTAAAAAAACCTCCACTGCCGCCAACGACTATGAAGCATCAATGGCTAAAGCTGGCATTACCACGCTAAAAGTGTTGCGTGATCAAGCTGCTGAAGCAAAAAAGACATTTGATGAAGTAAAGAAAGGTGCTCAGGCGGGTACCGCATCAACATACGAGCTAAATCAAGCGTTTTTAAAATATGCTGAAACAGCGCTTAAAGCTGAGCAAGCATCTCTTAACGTGGGCCAAGCGAGTGACGGCCAAGTCGCTTCAAGTCTACGTCAACAAGCCGCGGCAATGGGGCTAACAGGCGAGATTGATAAGCTAGTCACTCAATATAGCCGCGTGATCACTGCCCAAAATAACTTTACTGCTAGTACCGAAAAAACCGCCAGCGCAGTAACAAAAAATGCTGATGCATTCGGTGGGGTAATATCAAACACATTCGATACCATCGTTAAATCTGCCGAAAATGCGGGTACCGGATTAGCTGCGGTAGCCGATTATTTTGCATCACTCGGTGCTGATGTTTATCAAAGTGTTAGATCCCTCAGTGAGGGAGCGGCTCAATATTTTGACTCGATTGTTTACGGTACTCAAAAAGTCGTAAAAGAAGTCGGTGAGATTGATAAAGTAAAAACGACGCTTGATGGTCTAAACGGGACCATTGGAGATCTGAATAATCAGCTTGCTAAAACAGTCGATTTTGTTGGTTTGCGAACGTGGGCTCTCGAGACTGAAAAAGCTGGCAAGATTGCTGAGCGCGCATATTATCGCCAAAAACTGGAACTGCTGCAGTTAGTTGATGCACTAGATAGTACTGATAGCGCAAACATAAAAATTATCAACAGTGCAGAACGGGCAACTAAAGCCCTTGATCTCGTGAACGACCAGGATATGTCATTGCTCACATCAGCATTGGCTAGCGCAAAACAACGCATGGATGCATTGCGCGATAGTGCTGAGTCCACGCTTAAATCATTGCAAGATGAGTTAGATGGTTATCTCGGACGGCAAGATGAAATCGAAAAGCGTCGATATCAAGAGCAAGTAGCCGATCTTAAAGCCCAACTTGCGGCCGCTGAGCGCTCAGGCGATAAACAACTTATCGCGGATCTAAAAGAAGCTGAGCGAACACTCAAACAAGTTTATGAGTTTCGCACTGCTGAAATTAAAGCCCAGCAAGAAGCCGATAAAGCCGCTAAAGCCAAAAGCGAAGCTGAGGCCAAACAGCAAACTGCCACCGCTGCAGCTAGCGCCAAAGCCGCTACGCAAACCACTACAACCACCACAAACACACCTAGCGCAAATGCCCCGGTGGGCAATAGCTCGGATGCTGTAGTGCTTAAGTTGCAAGTGGGCAACAGTACCTTTGATGCCCAAATGAAGCGCAGCCTGGTGACAGAGCTAGTCGCGGAGATCAAGCGGCTGCAATCGATAGGCGGGTAA
- a CDS encoding phage tail tube protein, protein MSETVVESYIGSGIVYVDGRDVGNASGVKIAIEQETKTQPNFRGGGGNAAEITRVKAVKLSFTMNDFSNANMALALRGKVEVLTAGTVDDEPITAVLDGLADTKFMIDTTVDPEVTNDTGATTYVKDTDYVVSAGGIRALSSGNITAGQALKVSYTKKAGNAMQALTESGAVVPVVIDGVNDATGKPWTLKFFKWSPSPTAGMDLIGDDFGSFDIEGGVLADSSIVATGKSKFFVRSAA, encoded by the coding sequence ATGAGTGAAACAGTCGTTGAAAGTTACATCGGCTCAGGCATCGTTTACGTTGATGGCCGTGACGTTGGCAACGCCTCAGGCGTAAAAATTGCCATCGAACAAGAAACCAAAACCCAACCAAACTTCCGTGGCGGTGGCGGCAATGCGGCCGAAATTACCCGCGTTAAAGCGGTTAAATTGTCATTCACCATGAACGACTTTAGCAACGCTAACATGGCCTTAGCGCTGCGCGGTAAAGTTGAAGTGTTAACTGCTGGCACAGTGGATGATGAGCCAATCACCGCAGTATTGGACGGCCTAGCCGATACCAAGTTTATGATCGACACCACTGTTGACCCAGAAGTCACTAACGATACTGGCGCCACTACCTATGTTAAAGACACTGATTATGTGGTCAGTGCTGGCGGTATCCGCGCCTTATCATCAGGTAATATCACCGCAGGCCAAGCTCTTAAAGTGAGCTACACCAAAAAAGCGGGTAATGCGATGCAAGCATTAACCGAATCCGGTGCGGTGGTTCCAGTGGTGATTGACGGTGTTAACGATGCCACAGGTAAACCGTGGACGCTGAAGTTTTTCAAGTGGAGTCCAAGCCCCACTGCGGGCATGGACTTGATTGGCGATGACTTCGGTAGCTTTGATATCGAAGGCGGTGTGCTTGCCGATAGCTCGATTGTTGCTACTGGCAAGTCTAAGTTCTTCGTCCGTAGCGCTGCGTAA
- a CDS encoding DUF2190 family protein gives MKNYMQDSKTITFTPTVAVTSGQALLIGALLAVAICNIPANTPGEFITEGVVELPKANTADIGQGDDVYWDNTAKVITDTATDNTRVGKAWLGAGNPSTTVWVKINA, from the coding sequence ATGAAAAATTACATGCAAGATAGCAAGACCATCACGTTCACCCCAACGGTTGCAGTGACTAGCGGGCAAGCATTGTTAATCGGTGCTCTACTAGCTGTTGCTATATGCAATATCCCAGCAAACACGCCTGGCGAATTTATTACTGAAGGCGTTGTTGAATTACCCAAAGCCAATACCGCTGATATAGGCCAAGGCGATGATGTTTATTGGGACAATACCGCTAAGGTAATCACCGACACTGCAACAGACAACACGCGAGTTGGTAAAGCGTGGCTTGGTGCTGGCAACCCATCCACCACGGTTTGGGTGAAGATCAATGCCTAA